Proteins found in one Triticum urartu cultivar G1812 chromosome 4, Tu2.1, whole genome shotgun sequence genomic segment:
- the LOC125551371 gene encoding uncharacterized protein LOC125551371 — protein sequence MPPSIPCRCRQQVDDTVHSCSATAPSSSTTRPSTPVQDFIFRGSNSSTKRLHWMSTPYACNNNITERLQKGTTTVATNQSIDQRLHYTFFSRDDQQRRTTVQHEHELHRQAWSMGERARTRAWVAAALVFGHQRS from the exons ATGCCGCCTTCCATCCCGTGTCGCTGTCGCCAGCAGGTAGACGACACCGTCCACTCCTGTTCAGCCACGGCACCATCATCCAGCACCACAAGGCCGTCCACTCCTGTTCAAGATTTCATATTCAGAG GAAGCAACAGCAGCACGAAGAGATTACACTGGATGTCTACTCCTTATGCTTGCAACAACAACATCACTGAGAGATTACAAAAAGGAACAACAACAGTTGCTACAAATCAATCTATAGATCAGAGATTACACTATACCTTCTTCTCCAGAGATGATCAGCAGCGAAGAACAACAGTGCAGCACGAGcacgagctccaccggcaagcaTGGAGCATGGGAGAGCGTGCACGCACCCGAGCTTGGGTGGCGGCGGCGCTGGTTTTTGGTCACCAGAGGAGCTAA